In one window of Leptospira sp. WS92.C1 DNA:
- a CDS encoding ABC transporter ATP-binding protein, producing the protein MTPSSLLQVKNLSLDLRSENNWIPVLQNLNFEVKEGEILSLVGESGCGKSLTSLALTRLIPSNISRIRSGEILYQGKDLLKLSAQELRKIRGKEIAYVFQEPFAALNPLMKIKDQMIEAYLVHISQNKKEAIEKAEFLLSSVGITDIKQRLYSYPNQMSGGILQRISIAMALMCDPSLLIADEPTSAIDVTIQAQLVELLLNLQKQNQMSILFISHDFGLVGTIADRIAVMYAGRITELGNTDSVIDFPAHPYTIDLLRSIPSLAKSVNDLLPIHGIVPSPDQYPIGCHYSTRCQSVFNTCKETKPELSDISSTQEPHLSACFLSKNQDTAKTIL; encoded by the coding sequence ATGACCCCTTCTTCCTTACTTCAGGTTAAAAATTTATCTCTTGATCTTCGTTCGGAGAACAACTGGATTCCGGTTCTTCAAAATTTGAACTTTGAAGTTAAGGAGGGAGAAATTCTATCCTTGGTGGGAGAATCGGGCTGCGGTAAATCGCTGACTTCTTTGGCGCTTACAAGACTGATTCCATCCAACATTTCAAGAATTCGTTCGGGTGAAATTTTATATCAGGGAAAGGATCTTCTTAAACTTTCCGCACAAGAGCTTAGAAAAATCCGAGGCAAAGAAATCGCCTACGTCTTTCAAGAACCGTTTGCGGCTCTCAATCCTTTGATGAAAATAAAGGATCAGATGATCGAAGCGTATCTCGTTCATATTTCTCAAAATAAAAAGGAAGCGATCGAAAAAGCGGAGTTTTTACTTTCTTCCGTCGGAATCACAGATATTAAACAAAGATTATATTCTTATCCAAATCAGATGAGCGGCGGAATTTTACAACGGATCAGCATCGCAATGGCTCTCATGTGTGATCCCTCGCTTCTGATTGCAGACGAACCTACAAGCGCGATCGACGTAACGATCCAAGCGCAGTTGGTTGAACTTCTATTAAACTTACAAAAACAAAATCAAATGTCCATTTTGTTTATCTCTCATGACTTCGGACTCGTGGGAACCATCGCCGATAGAATAGCGGTTATGTACGCGGGACGAATTACCGAACTCGGAAACACCGATTCGGTCATCGATTTTCCGGCGCATCCATATACGATCGATCTACTACGATCCATTCCGTCTCTCGCAAAATCGGTAAATGATTTACTTCCAATTCATGGAATCGTTCCTTCACCGGATCAATATCCGATTGGGTGTCATTATTCGACACGTTGTCAATCCGTCTTTAATACATGCAAAGAAACAAAACCTGAATTGTCAGATATAAGTTCGACACAAGAACCTCATCTCTCCGCTTGTTTCCTTTCAAAAAATCAGGATACGGCTAAGACGATCTTATGA
- a CDS encoding MutS family DNA mismatch repair protein gives MTSSSQITLLSARGRKLHRLHNRISILLSRLSLSRLGFFSAFVLWISVFYYLRSEVFYYLPSLVILFVFLWFVRRYKKTLLTRDRIRLWQFVIEREISRIGIRGYGKKFGTKISPKTISPLARDLDLFRETGLFTWMDTTFTSSGEEKLISFLDPSLSNSDLIRENVLFRQSIVKSISSKTLAIPKILRLASYLGEDQNSIVNKNKTSPKLIQNDSSKILWDKYPWLRKIYKPVTILVLALIPANILLGVPFPASVLFLNLILFAIYRSHSLEAFQQYYSLSGSISGLQKILIYLKGLKIKAINGKTLLEDISKDELKSAYEDLDRILRRAALTEAPLLHLILNNLLLYDLWILQRITRWREKHSILLRRSVEDLTVFDSLVPFANLKWMFDDYCFPTILPENSKAFVSGKNIYHPLIPSESKVSNPLEPVQENDVVLITGSNMSGKTTYLRTIGIASILSLAGGPAPAAEFVLPVLKIHTSMRNEDNLEEGISFFYAEVRRLAEIINKVKNPEISHLVLLDEILKGTNTRERSLACKGILKELKKNRVIGLVTSHDLELAKVPGVVLKHFQEEIVNGTMHFDYKIRDGLVTTSNALRILAQEGMDLDFTE, from the coding sequence ATGACTTCTTCTTCTCAAATCACTCTGCTTTCTGCAAGAGGCAGAAAATTACATCGTCTTCACAATCGAATTTCCATTCTTCTTTCCAGACTTTCTCTATCCCGTCTCGGTTTCTTTTCTGCCTTTGTACTCTGGATCTCCGTATTTTATTATCTACGTTCCGAAGTATTTTATTATCTTCCTTCTTTGGTGATTCTTTTTGTTTTTCTTTGGTTTGTAAGAAGATATAAAAAAACTCTTTTAACCCGAGATCGAATTCGACTTTGGCAGTTTGTTATCGAAAGAGAAATTTCGAGAATCGGTATTCGAGGATATGGGAAAAAATTCGGAACTAAAATTTCCCCTAAAACAATTTCCCCTTTAGCGAGGGATTTGGATCTGTTTAGAGAAACGGGATTGTTTACGTGGATGGATACCACGTTTACTTCGAGCGGAGAGGAAAAACTGATTTCTTTTTTGGATCCTTCCTTATCGAATTCCGATTTGATTCGTGAGAATGTGTTGTTCCGGCAATCGATTGTAAAATCCATTTCTTCAAAAACATTAGCAATTCCTAAAATACTTCGTCTTGCGTCCTATCTCGGCGAAGATCAAAATTCTATTGTTAACAAAAATAAAACCAGTCCCAAACTTATACAAAATGACTCATCAAAAATTCTCTGGGATAAATATCCCTGGTTGAGAAAAATCTATAAGCCAGTTACAATTCTTGTTTTGGCTTTAATTCCGGCAAATATTCTCTTAGGGGTTCCGTTTCCCGCTTCCGTATTATTTCTAAATCTAATTCTTTTCGCAATCTATAGATCTCATTCTTTAGAGGCTTTTCAGCAGTATTATTCCCTTTCGGGAAGTATCAGCGGACTTCAGAAAATTCTAATTTATTTAAAAGGTCTTAAAATCAAAGCTATCAACGGGAAAACTCTTTTAGAGGATATCTCCAAAGACGAATTAAAATCCGCGTATGAAGATCTGGATCGAATTTTAAGACGGGCCGCCTTGACAGAAGCGCCTCTGCTGCATTTGATTTTAAACAATCTGCTTCTTTATGATCTTTGGATTTTACAGAGAATCACGCGCTGGCGTGAAAAACATTCCATTCTTCTAAGGCGCTCCGTCGAGGATCTTACTGTTTTTGATTCGCTCGTTCCGTTTGCAAACTTGAAGTGGATGTTCGATGATTATTGTTTTCCGACGATTCTTCCTGAAAATTCAAAAGCCTTTGTTTCCGGAAAAAATATATATCATCCTCTGATTCCTTCGGAATCAAAGGTTTCCAATCCGCTTGAGCCTGTTCAGGAAAACGACGTGGTTCTTATCACGGGATCAAACATGTCCGGTAAAACCACATATCTTCGTACGATCGGAATCGCTTCCATTCTTTCCCTAGCGGGCGGCCCGGCTCCGGCTGCGGAATTTGTTTTACCTGTTTTAAAAATTCATACGAGTATGAGAAACGAGGACAACCTGGAAGAAGGAATCTCTTTCTTTTATGCGGAAGTAAGAAGACTTGCTGAAATTATAAATAAAGTGAAAAATCCGGAAATCTCTCATCTTGTTTTATTGGATGAGATTTTAAAAGGAACAAACACCAGAGAACGTTCTCTAGCATGCAAAGGAATTCTGAAAGAATTAAAGAAGAATCGTGTGATCGGTCTTGTGACAAGCCACGATCTTGAACTTGCAAAGGTGCCGGGAGTGGTTCTGAAACATTTCCAAGAAGAAATCGTAAACGGTACAATGCATTTCGATTACAAAATCAGAGACGGGCTTGTTACGACGAGCAATGCTCTTCGAATTTTAGCACAGGAAGGAATGGATCTCGATTTTACCGAGTGA
- a CDS encoding AsmA family protein — MKFINRIKEFIYNNRIKILAILLSQVIVLFLFIILPILSRQDFYKEFILTEIEKATGLDVEVDQSDLILFPFPGIELNSVLVKKGDLLIGISDQIKVDITWFGLIGQKVEIRDVKISGGKINLHRLKDGSVDLMEFLQKEKEETQTVKKTNKIKIFDPSASETSVTTVSPKEILKIGLKNVQIENFFINYQDNTHGRTYGIYLWNSNFSIPFYGDSVDLTLQGKLDEQSFQIYGKAGLEELPISFDNLKFQSTIIFDHCSLSIFRDLFFIFPNADFSKTIFNGTIKIKKDLHETIDFNIIAQAKNFAYKGGNPFADLKANLEIKLDIPNKKLEFPYITITWPNVADANIKGRVLWNQKTNSFFQIEANYLDYHRVFRLIRLFEFTKEFDDPKRPDGVFYFSANLRNVYALKHRFPIFKAEIKYSYPWINISSFHAYIYNGEILGKCKINPFTLKFEVQGEAYRILSDRILMPYVNDQIISGNLFSKFNFTTEITDKSEDFSTEFFRNMEGTGNFEILNGELLGYANFMIPVLNTLGKIISLNGVDGRKVEFSSLKSDFKIENNRFYFQNLKLQGNGLEADAKGNISFEKNLDMLLNLRLGGNIVGKAFKIPIIYKGVFKKSIPYIDPIWLGSVVAGTTILAPFFTPVGGPYGGGIVGSVASEYVRDAWEGFKGLFSSKEENKKK, encoded by the coding sequence ATGAAATTCATAAATCGCATCAAAGAATTCATTTATAACAATCGAATTAAAATTCTTGCGATTCTTTTGTCTCAAGTCATAGTATTATTTCTTTTTATCATATTGCCCATTCTTTCTCGTCAGGACTTTTACAAAGAATTCATTCTCACCGAAATTGAAAAAGCGACGGGTTTGGACGTAGAGGTAGACCAGTCGGATTTGATTTTATTCCCATTTCCGGGAATTGAACTCAACTCGGTTCTTGTTAAAAAGGGGGATCTTCTCATCGGCATTAGCGATCAGATTAAAGTTGACATCACCTGGTTTGGATTAATCGGCCAAAAAGTGGAAATTCGAGACGTTAAAATTTCAGGAGGTAAAATCAATCTGCATAGACTCAAAGACGGGTCCGTCGATCTGATGGAGTTTCTTCAAAAGGAAAAAGAAGAAACACAAACCGTTAAAAAGACGAATAAAATCAAAATTTTTGATCCCTCTGCATCGGAAACCTCCGTAACCACGGTAAGCCCGAAAGAAATTTTAAAGATAGGGTTAAAGAACGTTCAAATCGAAAATTTCTTCATCAACTATCAGGATAATACACACGGGAGAACATATGGAATCTATCTCTGGAATTCAAACTTTAGCATTCCTTTTTACGGAGATTCTGTCGACTTAACTCTTCAAGGAAAACTAGACGAACAAAGTTTTCAAATTTACGGCAAAGCCGGTTTGGAGGAGCTTCCGATCTCGTTTGATAATTTAAAATTTCAATCCACGATTATATTCGATCATTGTTCCTTATCTATATTCAGAGACCTATTTTTTATATTTCCAAACGCGGATTTTTCGAAAACGATATTTAACGGCACAATCAAAATCAAAAAGGACTTACACGAAACGATTGACTTTAATATAATCGCGCAAGCAAAAAACTTTGCCTATAAAGGTGGAAATCCATTTGCGGATCTTAAAGCCAATCTCGAAATAAAACTTGATATTCCTAATAAAAAATTAGAATTTCCGTATATAACAATAACATGGCCCAATGTTGCAGATGCCAATATAAAAGGTCGAGTCCTTTGGAATCAGAAAACCAATTCATTCTTTCAAATTGAAGCAAATTATCTCGATTATCACAGAGTATTTAGATTGATTCGGTTGTTCGAATTTACAAAAGAATTCGATGATCCCAAAAGACCCGATGGAGTATTTTACTTTAGCGCAAATTTACGAAACGTATATGCTTTAAAACATAGATTCCCTATATTCAAAGCGGAGATAAAATATTCCTATCCTTGGATTAATATTTCCAGTTTTCACGCGTATATTTACAACGGAGAAATATTAGGAAAATGTAAAATAAATCCATTTACTTTAAAGTTCGAAGTACAGGGAGAAGCATATCGAATTTTATCCGATCGAATTTTAATGCCGTATGTAAATGATCAAATCATCAGCGGAAATTTATTCAGCAAATTTAATTTTACTACGGAAATTACGGATAAATCCGAAGATTTTAGCACCGAATTTTTTAGAAATATGGAAGGAACCGGAAATTTCGAAATATTAAACGGAGAGCTGCTCGGTTACGCCAACTTTATGATACCGGTATTAAATACACTTGGAAAAATCATCTCATTGAATGGAGTTGATGGAAGAAAGGTAGAATTTTCATCTTTAAAATCGGATTTCAAAATCGAAAATAATCGTTTTTATTTTCAGAATTTAAAATTGCAAGGAAACGGATTAGAAGCAGACGCGAAAGGAAATATCAGTTTTGAAAAAAATCTAGATATGCTTTTAAATTTAAGATTGGGCGGAAATATAGTTGGAAAGGCCTTTAAAATTCCGATTATCTATAAGGGAGTTTTTAAAAAATCCATTCCATACATCGATCCGATCTGGCTTGGTTCCGTTGTTGCGGGAACTACGATCCTCGCACCATTTTTTACGCCGGTGGGCGGTCCCTACGGCGGTGGAATCGTAGGATCGGTCGCGTCGGAATATGTTCGGGATGCATGGGAAGGATTTAAAGGATTGTTTTCTTCCAAAGAAGAAAACAAAAAAAAATAA
- a CDS encoding ABC transporter ATP-binding protein has protein sequence MIRIKDLTISYFSKSGFGLKKNRIAAVDEINLEIKKNEILGLVGESGCGKSTLGRGLVKLLQPESGEIYFEDQEITSLSSSDFFPFRKNIQIIFQDPYSSLNPRMTISEILMEGLEIHENLSKEESESKVKEILERVNLSTEILSRFPHEFSGGQRQRIAIARALILKPKFVICDESVSALDVSTGTQVLKLLVELKNDFGLSYLFISHDLGVVKSISDRIAVMYLGKIVELGKTKDIISSPAHPYTKALFQSSFDVYDRKKIRTPLQGEIPSIVNKPTGCHFHTRCPIVQDICKSKTPSWKNIKTDQNVLCHFPLEFEK, from the coding sequence ATGATTCGCATAAAAGATCTTACAATCAGTTATTTTTCAAAATCGGGATTCGGTTTGAAAAAAAACAGAATCGCCGCCGTTGACGAAATCAATCTTGAAATTAAAAAAAACGAAATCCTCGGTTTAGTGGGAGAATCCGGTTGCGGCAAATCCACTTTAGGAAGAGGACTTGTAAAACTATTACAACCGGAGTCGGGAGAGATTTATTTTGAGGATCAGGAGATTACTTCTCTTTCTTCTTCCGATTTTTTTCCCTTTCGAAAGAATATTCAGATCATTTTTCAGGATCCCTATTCTTCCTTAAATCCCCGAATGACGATTTCCGAAATTCTCATGGAGGGTCTTGAAATTCACGAAAATCTTTCCAAAGAAGAATCGGAATCGAAAGTAAAAGAAATATTAGAAAGGGTCAATTTATCTACGGAAATTTTATCCAGATTTCCTCACGAATTTTCCGGAGGTCAAAGACAAAGGATCGCGATCGCAAGAGCTCTCATTCTTAAACCGAAATTCGTCATCTGTGACGAATCAGTGTCTGCGTTGGACGTATCAACAGGAACTCAAGTTTTAAAACTATTGGTCGAATTAAAAAACGACTTTGGACTTTCATATTTATTTATATCACACGATCTTGGTGTGGTAAAATCTATCTCAGATAGGATCGCAGTTATGTATTTAGGAAAGATAGTCGAGCTTGGTAAAACAAAAGATATCATTTCCTCTCCTGCACATCCTTATACAAAAGCACTTTTTCAATCCAGCTTTGACGTATACGACAGAAAAAAAATTAGAACTCCGCTCCAAGGAGAAATTCCAAGCATAGTGAATAAACCAACCGGTTGTCACTTTCATACTCGATGTCCGATTGTTCAGGATATCTGTAAATCTAAAACACCGAGTTGGAAAAACATAAAGACCGATCAAAACGTATTATGTCATTTTCCTTTGGAATTTGAAAAATGA
- a CDS encoding IS481 family transposase, producing the protein MTTAQKIIKNKVGLLKLAETLGNVSKACNVMGYSRDSFYRFQELYEKGGELALQDLSRRKPNPKNRIEPEKEEAVKKMAIDFPAYGQQRASNELKKQGIIVAPATVRSVWVRHDLETFQKRLKALEAFMAQGDSPVLTESQVQALERRKLEKQVEGEIETEHPGYLGCQDTYYVGTIKGVGRIYQQTFIDSYSKVAMAKLYDRKNALVAADMLNDKVIPWFEEEGLRLLRILTDRGTEYCGNREHHEFQLFLALEDIDHSKTKARHPQSNGICERFHRTIQDEFYAIAFRKKVYSSIEDLQKDLDHWIDSYNNERTHQGKYCFGKTPFQTFLDTKELAKNKYLDNLQFS; encoded by the coding sequence ATGACAACGGCACAAAAAATAATCAAGAACAAGGTAGGTCTTTTGAAGTTAGCAGAGACCTTAGGGAACGTCTCAAAGGCGTGTAACGTTATGGGCTATTCACGGGATAGTTTCTATCGTTTTCAAGAGTTATATGAGAAAGGAGGCGAACTCGCTCTCCAGGATCTGAGTAGACGTAAACCGAATCCTAAAAATCGTATCGAACCTGAAAAAGAAGAAGCGGTAAAAAAAATGGCGATCGACTTTCCTGCTTACGGTCAACAGAGAGCATCGAATGAATTGAAAAAACAAGGAATCATAGTAGCACCTGCGACCGTTCGTAGTGTATGGGTTCGTCACGATCTGGAGACCTTTCAAAAAAGACTGAAGGCTTTAGAGGCGTTCATGGCTCAAGGAGATTCTCCCGTATTAACCGAATCCCAAGTGCAGGCATTGGAAAGAAGAAAATTAGAAAAGCAAGTTGAAGGTGAGATAGAAACAGAACACCCAGGATACTTGGGATGTCAGGATACGTATTACGTGGGCACAATCAAAGGCGTAGGAAGGATTTACCAACAGACCTTTATCGATTCCTATTCTAAAGTGGCGATGGCAAAACTTTACGATCGGAAGAACGCATTAGTCGCTGCTGATATGTTAAACGACAAAGTGATTCCTTGGTTCGAAGAAGAAGGCCTTCGCTTGTTGAGAATTTTAACGGATAGAGGGACCGAGTATTGCGGAAATAGAGAACACCATGAATTTCAGTTGTTCCTTGCTTTGGAAGATATAGACCATTCAAAAACAAAAGCAAGGCATCCTCAATCTAATGGAATTTGTGAAAGATTTCACCGAACCATTCAAGACGAATTTTATGCCATTGCTTTCAGGAAAAAGGTATACAGCTCGATTGAAGATTTGCAAAAAGATTTGGATCACTGGATCGATTCTTATAATAACGAAAGAACACATCAAGGCAAGTATTGTTTTGGTAAAACCCCATTCCAGACTTTTCTTGACACGAAGGAATTAGCTAAGAATAAGTATCTCGACAACTTACAATTTTCGTAA
- a CDS encoding MBOAT family protein: MLFNSIDFAIFLPIVFVLYWFITNKSIKLQNLLIVVASYVFYGWWSWGFLSIIIFSTVIDYTVCRLLSKAENNIKRKLLLWISILANLAMLGFFKYYNFFLDNFVTAFLFFGKDIEANSLNIILPVGISFYTFQTLSYTIDVYKRKLKPTKDFIAFCAFVSFFPQLVAGPIERATHLLPQFFRKRVFDYSNAVDGMRQILWGLFKKILIADNCARYANLIFNNSADYSGSTLVLGALFFTFQIYGDFSGYSDIAIGTSKLFGFDLMQNFNFPYFSRDIAEFWRRWHISLSTWFRDYLYIPLGGSRGNTLMKLRNTFIIFILSGFWHGANWTFIVWGALNAIYFLPLLLTNRNRNNLDAIAKDKLIPDFKEFLSILITFGLTVFAWIFFRAENIGHAFSYISKICSSSLFEIPKFPGRLGALTTIILILIFILIEWYGRHGKYAIEKTLFKKRYLRWCFYYTIVIFIAYSFMTSIPQDFIYFQF; the protein is encoded by the coding sequence ATGCTATTTAATTCGATTGATTTTGCAATATTTTTGCCAATAGTATTTGTACTTTATTGGTTTATTACTAATAAAAGTATAAAACTGCAAAATTTACTCATTGTTGTCGCAAGCTATGTATTTTACGGATGGTGGAGCTGGGGATTTTTATCTATTATAATCTTTAGTACTGTTATTGATTATACTGTGTGTCGTTTACTTTCGAAAGCAGAAAATAATATCAAGCGAAAGTTACTATTATGGATAAGTATTTTAGCTAATCTCGCTATGTTAGGTTTTTTTAAATATTATAATTTCTTTTTGGATAACTTTGTAACTGCATTTTTATTTTTTGGAAAAGATATTGAAGCCAACTCATTAAATATTATTCTACCTGTTGGAATTAGTTTCTATACTTTTCAAACCTTAAGTTATACTATAGATGTTTACAAGCGAAAACTTAAACCAACCAAAGACTTTATTGCCTTCTGTGCATTTGTAAGTTTCTTTCCTCAATTAGTGGCAGGGCCAATTGAGCGGGCTACGCATTTACTACCTCAATTTTTCAGGAAAAGAGTTTTTGATTATTCAAATGCAGTTGATGGCATGAGGCAAATTCTTTGGGGGCTTTTTAAGAAAATCTTAATTGCAGATAATTGCGCTCGATACGCAAATTTAATCTTTAATAATTCAGCTGATTATTCCGGAAGTACCTTAGTTCTTGGCGCATTGTTTTTCACTTTTCAAATTTATGGCGATTTCTCTGGTTATTCTGATATTGCGATTGGCACTTCAAAATTATTTGGCTTTGATCTAATGCAAAATTTCAATTTTCCTTATTTTTCACGTGATATTGCGGAATTTTGGAGACGATGGCATATCTCATTATCGACTTGGTTTAGGGATTATTTGTATATACCTTTAGGTGGCAGTCGTGGTAATACTTTGATGAAACTTAGAAACACGTTCATCATTTTTATCTTAAGTGGTTTTTGGCATGGTGCAAATTGGACATTTATTGTTTGGGGCGCTTTAAACGCAATTTACTTTCTTCCTTTGCTACTAACGAACAGAAATAGAAATAATTTAGATGCAATTGCTAAAGATAAATTGATTCCAGATTTTAAAGAATTTTTATCAATATTAATAACTTTCGGACTAACAGTTTTTGCTTGGATATTTTTCAGGGCAGAGAATATCGGACATGCATTCAGTTATATTAGCAAAATTTGCTCATCATCCCTTTTTGAAATTCCTAAATTCCCTGGTAGGTTGGGAGCATTAACCACTATCATTCTTATCTTAATCTTTATCTTAATTGAGTGGTACGGGAGACATGGAAAGTATGCTATAGAGAAAACATTATTTAAAAAAAGATATTTGAGATGGTGTTTTTATTATACAATAGTTATTTTTATTGCTTATAGTTTTATGACGTCAATTCCGCAAGATTTTATCTATTTTCAATTTTAA
- a CDS encoding ABC transporter permease subunit, which produces MILSPILKKRLQKFKSNRRALYSLILLLISYTISLFAPLITTNQPLIVSYQNKWSYPVFKFYPESHFGGENLTPPNYKKLAKRDDFLSGTNWILFAPIPYGYNEDNLESLDENETPPSSPNAKHWLGTDDRGRDVFTRIFYAYRNALSFGLILVFLELAMGTFIGGMQGYFGGKLDILMQRVIEILSAIPFLYLILIVGAFFGRGFTVLLITYGALSWIGISYYMRGEFYKLKQMTYVDSAKALGVGSFQIMLRHILPNAITPLVTFLPFTLIGSISILSALDFLGYGIPAPNPSWGEMIGQGRERLSCWWLITFPSCALFITILLTSFIGEGLRDSFDSREKAVYE; this is translated from the coding sequence ATGATTCTAAGTCCGATTTTAAAAAAAAGACTTCAGAAGTTTAAATCAAATCGGAGAGCTTTGTATTCTCTGATTCTATTATTGATATCTTATACGATTTCTTTGTTCGCTCCTTTGATCACGACCAATCAACCTTTGATCGTCAGCTATCAGAACAAATGGTCCTATCCCGTTTTTAAATTTTATCCGGAATCTCATTTCGGCGGTGAGAATCTAACCCCTCCGAATTACAAAAAATTGGCAAAAAGAGACGACTTTTTATCCGGAACCAATTGGATTCTTTTTGCACCGATTCCATACGGATATAACGAAGATAACCTGGAAAGTTTGGATGAAAACGAAACTCCTCCGTCCTCTCCTAATGCCAAACACTGGCTTGGGACCGACGATCGAGGCAGAGACGTTTTTACAAGAATCTTTTATGCATATCGAAACGCCCTTAGCTTCGGACTCATATTAGTTTTTCTTGAATTAGCAATGGGGACTTTCATCGGGGGAATGCAAGGTTATTTTGGCGGAAAATTGGATATCTTAATGCAACGAGTTATAGAGATTCTTTCTGCGATTCCATTCTTATATTTAATTTTGATAGTCGGCGCTTTTTTTGGAAGGGGTTTTACCGTTCTTCTCATCACTTACGGAGCCTTAAGTTGGATCGGCATTTCTTATTATATGCGCGGAGAATTTTACAAACTCAAACAGATGACTTATGTGGATTCTGCAAAGGCGCTGGGAGTAGGCTCTTTTCAGATCATGCTTCGACATATTCTACCGAACGCAATCACACCATTGGTCACTTTTTTACCGTTCACTCTGATCGGATCCATTTCCATCTTGAGCGCGTTGGACTTTCTTGGTTATGGAATCCCAGCGCCAAATCCTTCCTGGGGTGAAATGATCGGACAAGGAAGGGAACGATTGAGCTGCTGGTGGTTGATCACGTTTCCATCTTGTGCTTTGTTTATCACTATTCTGCTTACTTCGTTTATCGGCGAAGGTTTGAGAGATTCTTTTGATTCCAGAGAAAAGGCGGTGTATGAATGA